The following proteins are encoded in a genomic region of Comamonas resistens:
- the hutC gene encoding histidine utilization repressor, translated as MTSRAAPSRSAARSGRDLPVALYQQVKDHVLQKIGNGSLTAGARVPSEQELVQEFGVARMTVNRALRELAEQGVIVRVAGVGSFVAEEKPQSTLLRIANIGEEITQRGHDHRFELISMRRASASPEVAAALDLAVGASVFHLQGVHFENEVPVQLEDRYVNPRLVPDFMEQDFSAVQPSVYLVRNVQYDQIEHVVDAILPTAEQAHWLQMAADQPCLMLTRRTWLRGVPITWVHCVHPGMRYRLGSRFRTDPVHGG; from the coding sequence ATGACTTCCCGTGCCGCCCCCTCCCGCTCCGCTGCCAGGTCCGGCCGCGACCTGCCCGTCGCGCTGTACCAGCAGGTCAAGGACCATGTGCTGCAGAAGATCGGCAACGGTTCGCTGACCGCCGGCGCGCGCGTGCCTTCCGAGCAGGAACTGGTGCAGGAGTTCGGCGTGGCCCGCATGACGGTCAACCGCGCGCTGCGCGAGCTGGCCGAGCAGGGCGTAATCGTGCGGGTAGCCGGCGTCGGCTCCTTCGTGGCCGAGGAAAAGCCCCAGTCCACGCTGCTGCGCATCGCCAATATCGGTGAGGAGATCACGCAGCGCGGGCACGACCACCGCTTCGAGCTCATCAGCATGCGCCGCGCCTCGGCCTCGCCCGAGGTGGCGGCGGCGCTGGACCTGGCCGTGGGCGCTTCGGTCTTCCACCTGCAGGGTGTGCATTTCGAAAACGAGGTGCCGGTGCAGCTCGAGGACCGCTATGTGAATCCGCGCCTGGTGCCGGACTTCATGGAACAGGATTTCTCGGCCGTCCAGCCCTCGGTCTATCTGGTGCGCAACGTGCAGTACGACCAGATCGAGCATGTGGTCGACGCCATCCTGCCCACCGCGGAGCAGGCGCACTGGCTGCAGATGGCAGCCGACCAGCCCTGCCTGATGCTGACACGCCGCACCTGGCTGCGCGGCGTCCCCATTACCTGGGTGCACTGCGTGCATCCGGGCATGCGCTACCGGCTCGGTAGCCGCTTCCGCACGGACCCGGTACACGGCGGCTGA